A window of Fodinibius salinus contains these coding sequences:
- a CDS encoding DUF411 domain-containing protein, whose amino-acid sequence MKPSRFLAYATLIIVVAGGAIWYIINDYYDTKAARQSQKADIVMYKNEGCQCCDKWAYYMQGKGYSVKTVTSRVLSQVKAEQEIPQNMGACHTALIGDYVVEGHVPVEDVKRLLREQPDAKGIVVPGMPASSPGMNTALNEPFKVYLLKNDGSTELFAQH is encoded by the coding sequence ATGAAACCATCACGTTTTTTGGCCTATGCCACGCTGATCATTGTAGTAGCGGGTGGAGCCATCTGGTATATTATCAATGATTATTACGATACAAAAGCAGCTCGGCAGTCTCAGAAAGCCGATATTGTGATGTACAAAAATGAAGGCTGCCAATGTTGTGATAAATGGGCATACTATATGCAGGGCAAAGGCTATTCGGTAAAAACAGTTACGTCTAGAGTCTTGTCCCAAGTGAAAGCTGAACAGGAAATCCCGCAAAATATGGGAGCTTGCCATACAGCTTTAATAGGTGATTATGTAGTAGAAGGGCATGTCCCCGTTGAAGATGTAAAACGCCTGCTCAGAGAACAACCTGATGCCAAGGGAATTGTTGTACCGGGGATGCCGGCTAGTTCACCGGGCATGAATACAGCCCTGAATGAGCCATTTAAGGTTTATCTGCTCAAAAATGATGGCAGTACGGAGCTATTTGCCCAACATTAG
- a CDS encoding DUF5343 domain-containing protein, with the protein MKISEAFLVNTNNFDAIIKALVSYDEEEPIIDSELMEELGYSDPNDLLVVRLLKDLNVINNEGEPAEYYHEFRDPETTKEALAKGIVSAYEDLFREHPHIHKSQDEIKRTFEEIFRDKKTDLIIKYISGTFKKLISFVGLNTIDDQLPDDGFEPKEPIESVEQTEDISQEQEIMDTETTDDPENEMEEETDYSDYAPPGLNGNHNQDEKEELEEQEEDTSAPSLAEAFENGQSDSTETADRDASVVEFENDVVEAVEEETETAVETEPETQSSEQPDFENNSAPAPSNDESPMEELGKKNDKNLNADDSLVQKALFRKFDLVYKMKRWEDLLQTADEIINRYDNEDHPELEEKVVQAITRRAEALLELERPDDALEPIDNIIDRFSNSQNEQYYEQASQALMLKAQILEEQEDGNLLGLYDTIVDRFQSGGEQIDDEKLNQIILKRFEIILEEKEEDEILEACSNLINRFEDNEDHKDHLHTAMIKRAEILDEMDRDEEALEAYNEFLSAFGS; encoded by the coding sequence ATGAAAATCTCTGAAGCATTTCTTGTCAACACGAATAACTTTGATGCCATCATCAAAGCACTGGTGAGCTATGACGAGGAAGAACCAATTATTGATTCTGAGCTGATGGAAGAATTGGGATATTCTGATCCCAATGATCTTCTTGTTGTTCGTCTTCTTAAGGATCTGAATGTCATCAATAATGAAGGGGAACCGGCAGAATACTATCACGAGTTCAGAGACCCGGAAACGACAAAAGAAGCACTGGCTAAGGGAATCGTTTCGGCCTATGAAGATCTTTTTCGCGAACATCCGCATATCCATAAATCTCAGGATGAGATTAAGCGTACGTTTGAGGAAATTTTTAGAGATAAAAAGACTGATCTGATTATCAAGTATATATCCGGAACTTTTAAAAAGCTCATTTCTTTTGTAGGACTCAATACTATTGATGACCAATTACCCGATGACGGTTTTGAACCCAAAGAGCCGATTGAGTCAGTTGAACAAACAGAAGATATCAGTCAGGAACAGGAAATTATGGATACAGAAACCACTGATGATCCCGAAAACGAAATGGAAGAAGAAACAGATTACTCTGATTATGCTCCTCCCGGATTGAATGGTAATCATAATCAAGACGAAAAAGAGGAGCTTGAAGAACAAGAGGAAGACACTTCTGCCCCCTCTTTAGCTGAAGCATTTGAGAATGGTCAGTCGGACAGTACCGAAACGGCTGACAGGGACGCATCCGTGGTTGAATTTGAAAATGACGTTGTAGAAGCTGTTGAGGAGGAAACGGAAACAGCTGTTGAGACTGAACCAGAAACACAATCCTCGGAGCAACCTGATTTTGAAAATAACAGTGCTCCAGCTCCATCTAATGACGAGAGTCCTATGGAAGAACTCGGTAAAAAAAATGACAAAAACCTAAATGCCGACGACAGCCTTGTACAAAAGGCATTGTTTCGCAAATTTGATCTTGTCTATAAAATGAAACGATGGGAAGATCTTCTGCAAACGGCAGACGAAATCATTAATCGCTATGACAATGAAGATCACCCAGAATTAGAGGAAAAAGTTGTTCAAGCTATTACCCGACGTGCAGAAGCACTCCTAGAGCTTGAACGACCTGACGATGCGCTGGAGCCTATAGACAACATTATCGATCGCTTTAGCAACTCTCAAAATGAGCAATATTATGAGCAGGCTTCACAAGCGCTAATGTTAAAAGCTCAAATTCTGGAGGAGCAGGAAGACGGTAATCTTCTTGGACTTTATGATACTATCGTTGACCGATTTCAATCAGGAGGTGAGCAAATCGATGACGAAAAACTAAACCAAATTATCTTAAAACGGTTTGAAATCATTTTAGAAGAAAAAGAGGAGGATGAAATTCTGGAGGCCTGCTCAAATCTAATTAACCGATTTGAAGATAACGAAGATCATAAAGATCATTTGCATACAGCAATGATTAAGCGAGCTGAAATACTTGATGAGATGGATCGGGACGAAGAAGCACTCGAAGCCTATAATGAGTTTCTAAGTGCGTTTGGTTCGTAA
- a CDS encoding NAD(P)/FAD-dependent oxidoreductase, producing MVIGIIGAGLSGLVAGKRLADAGHDVTMIEKNRSLGGRLATVELDDMVLDYGISHIHARGQNFQHFLDRLAEKGNVRKWVQEFSFYDGTEFHKVNPNSDSQVNYFGEKGNQTIAEGLSRWVDVMADKQAAGLTYLGPDTSKKRSWMINLTDTSVFECDAVLVATPAVEAYGIIQTVQNRTATRKIIRHIDEVRYDGCMALACTFDEEVPDWNGIEGDNSAIQWTGNESSKRDEDSVAGLVIQSAPDFFRKFAQSDEERVEEALLEEASEIVGSWILQPQSTYLHRWKYFQSQNPIDEYFMELEMDEAPLALIGDYLGGNSLEDAFISGYNLAEYWINKYSTVTA from the coding sequence ATGGTTATAGGAATAATAGGTGCCGGACTTTCAGGACTTGTAGCTGGTAAGCGATTGGCGGATGCCGGTCATGATGTGACAATGATAGAAAAGAATAGATCGCTTGGTGGACGTTTGGCAACAGTAGAACTAGATGATATGGTTCTGGATTATGGTATCTCCCATATTCATGCCCGTGGGCAAAATTTTCAGCATTTTCTTGATCGTTTAGCTGAAAAGGGCAATGTGCGAAAATGGGTACAAGAGTTCAGTTTTTATGATGGTACTGAGTTTCATAAAGTTAATCCTAATTCGGATTCCCAAGTAAATTATTTCGGGGAAAAGGGAAATCAGACTATCGCAGAGGGATTAAGCCGATGGGTTGATGTTATGGCTGATAAACAGGCTGCAGGTCTTACATATCTTGGTCCTGATACTTCCAAAAAACGTTCTTGGATGATTAACCTTACCGATACAAGTGTATTTGAGTGTGATGCTGTGTTGGTAGCGACACCGGCGGTAGAAGCTTATGGTATCATTCAGACGGTACAGAATCGTACGGCAACTAGAAAAATTATTCGACATATTGATGAGGTTCGCTACGATGGCTGTATGGCGTTGGCCTGTACTTTTGATGAGGAAGTACCTGACTGGAATGGTATTGAAGGTGATAACAGTGCAATCCAATGGACAGGCAATGAATCTTCAAAGAGAGATGAAGATTCTGTAGCAGGATTGGTTATACAATCTGCGCCCGATTTCTTTAGGAAATTCGCACAATCAGATGAAGAAAGAGTAGAAGAAGCCTTGTTAGAAGAGGCTTCAGAGATAGTCGGATCCTGGATTTTACAGCCTCAATCTACCTATCTGCACCGCTGGAAGTATTTTCAGTCGCAAAATCCTATTGATGAATATTTTATGGAACTGGAAATGGATGAAGCTCCACTTGCGTTAATAGGGGACTACTTAGGTGGTAATTCATTAGAAGATGCCTTTATTTCCGGTTATAACCTGGCGGAATATTGGATTAATAAATACAGTACCGTTACTGCCTGA
- a CDS encoding response regulator, which translates to MGSDNELEPKRILIVEDDNIQQVIIERIVSQLGHTVIGSSSEGAKAIESALRIGAVDLILMDINLADDIDGIEAAKEISKHRDVKLVYITASKDPEKLKRARETDFVDYLEKPLSVEVLENSFSKAFSLKQ; encoded by the coding sequence ATGGGATCAGACAACGAACTAGAGCCAAAACGGATTCTTATTGTCGAAGATGACAATATTCAGCAGGTAATTATTGAACGCATTGTTTCACAACTGGGGCATACGGTTATTGGATCCAGTTCTGAGGGAGCTAAAGCTATTGAATCAGCCCTCAGAATAGGAGCAGTAGACTTAATCCTTATGGATATTAACCTAGCTGACGATATTGATGGCATTGAAGCGGCCAAAGAAATTAGTAAACACCGGGATGTTAAGTTAGTATATATTACAGCATCCAAGGACCCTGAAAAGCTTAAACGGGCTCGCGAAACAGATTTTGTTGATTACCTTGAAAAACCTTTGTCTGTAGAAGTTCTTGAAAATTCCTTTTCGAAGGCATTTTCACTTAAACAATAG
- a CDS encoding acyclic terpene utilization AtuA family protein, translated as MNESIRIASGQGFWGDLPNAPIKQVRKGPIDYLVMDYLAEVTMSIMQKQKMRNADYGYARDFVGVVSEVLPDIAEKGIKVISNAGGVNPEACKDKILEAIDEQGYDDITVAVVDGDDILDDLDELISNGHSLANMETGEPVTTVKDELLSANVYFGCRPIVEALNKGADIVVTGRVTDTGLTLAPMVHEFGWSFDDYDKMSAGTIAGHIIECGAQVSGGNFTDWQEVDDFTDIGFPIIEAKPDGNFYVTKHEDTGGLLNKMTVKEQLMYEIGDPAEYITPDCIADFTSVKLESDGENKVHVHGIEGRPKTDTYKISASYNDGYKLSSTLVYSWPDALKKAKKAGDILRNRADALDLEFDDYRVEYVGVNGCSEEPITEEILAEEHEEVQMRVSLSGPNKDDLNRFGKEMAPLILTGPSGVTGFAGGRPKASGVVAYWPALLDKDAVEPQVRIF; from the coding sequence GTGAACGAATCTATCAGAATAGCATCCGGACAGGGATTTTGGGGCGATCTGCCCAATGCACCCATCAAGCAGGTACGTAAAGGCCCCATTGATTATTTGGTGATGGATTATCTTGCCGAGGTCACCATGTCGATAATGCAAAAGCAAAAAATGCGTAATGCCGATTATGGTTATGCCCGCGATTTTGTGGGGGTGGTGAGCGAAGTGCTGCCGGATATTGCTGAAAAAGGAATTAAAGTAATTTCCAACGCGGGCGGTGTAAATCCCGAAGCTTGTAAAGACAAAATTTTAGAAGCTATCGACGAGCAAGGGTATGATGATATTACCGTTGCCGTTGTGGATGGTGATGATATTCTTGATGATCTTGACGAGTTAATTAGCAATGGTCATTCTCTTGCCAATATGGAGACCGGCGAACCGGTGACTACTGTGAAGGACGAGTTGTTAAGCGCCAATGTATATTTTGGTTGCCGTCCTATTGTTGAAGCACTAAACAAAGGGGCTGATATTGTTGTTACTGGTCGTGTTACCGATACGGGCCTTACACTGGCGCCGATGGTGCACGAATTCGGCTGGTCGTTTGATGATTATGATAAGATGAGTGCTGGTACTATTGCGGGTCACATTATTGAATGTGGGGCACAAGTATCCGGCGGTAACTTTACTGACTGGCAAGAAGTGGATGACTTTACGGACATTGGTTTTCCTATTATTGAGGCCAAACCCGACGGTAATTTTTATGTTACCAAGCATGAGGATACCGGCGGTTTACTCAACAAGATGACGGTGAAAGAGCAGCTGATGTATGAGATTGGGGACCCTGCCGAATATATTACTCCGGATTGCATTGCCGACTTTACATCAGTTAAGCTCGAGTCTGACGGAGAAAACAAAGTGCACGTTCATGGTATTGAGGGTCGTCCCAAGACGGATACCTATAAAATTTCAGCCAGCTATAATGATGGATATAAACTTTCATCAACGCTGGTGTATTCATGGCCGGATGCTCTTAAAAAAGCGAAAAAAGCGGGAGATATTTTACGTAATCGTGCTGATGCGTTGGATCTGGAGTTCGATGATTATCGTGTAGAATATGTGGGGGTTAATGGATGCAGTGAAGAGCCGATTACCGAAGAGATACTTGCAGAAGAACACGAAGAAGTACAGATGCGCGTGTCGTTGTCAGGCCCAAACAAGGACGATCTCAACAGATTCGGTAAAGAGATGGCTCCGTTGATCCTTACCGGTCCCAGCGGGGTTACCGGTTTTGCAGGCGGGCGCCCCAAAGCAAGCGGTGTGGTAGCCTATTGGCCTGCACTTCTTGATAAGGATGCGGTAGAACCCCAAGTTCGTATTTTTTAA
- a CDS encoding aminotransferase class V-fold PLP-dependent enzyme — protein MDINKCRQHTPGTHNVIHFNNAGAALMPASVTEATIDYLNEEANYGGYETARAHRQQLDEVYDNIATLINAYSSEIALQENATTAWNNAFFAVDFEDGDRILTSVSEYASNYIGYLKLQEKKDVTIEIIPSDESGKTSLQSLSEMMNHEVKLVSITHIPTNSGLVNPVEEIGDIVQRYNCLYLVDGCQSVGHYPVDVKEIGCDMLSATGRKYLRGPRGTGFLYVNNKKIDTLSPPFLDLHAATWISKNEYTVRDDARKFENWESNYAAISGLNQAVAYANNLGINNIWDRIVMLADQLRVKLSNIDFVTVRDIGSVKGGIVTFTIDGMSAQEVQKNLSEHHINVSISGKSSTLLDMNYRNLDEVVRASVHYYNTEKEINKLVNVLKTLSSTSSHTNSL, from the coding sequence ATGGATATTAATAAATGCCGGCAGCATACACCGGGCACCCATAACGTTATCCACTTTAATAATGCTGGTGCAGCCCTAATGCCTGCTTCGGTTACTGAAGCAACTATCGATTATCTCAATGAAGAGGCGAATTATGGAGGATATGAAACGGCTCGTGCCCACCGCCAACAACTCGATGAAGTGTATGACAATATTGCAACGCTTATCAATGCTTATTCCAGTGAAATTGCACTTCAGGAAAATGCTACGACAGCGTGGAATAATGCTTTTTTTGCTGTCGATTTTGAAGACGGTGATCGTATCCTTACTTCGGTTTCTGAATATGCCAGTAACTATATCGGCTATTTAAAACTGCAGGAAAAAAAAGACGTAACAATTGAGATTATCCCCAGTGACGAGAGCGGAAAAACTTCCCTGCAGTCTCTTTCGGAGATGATGAACCATGAGGTAAAACTTGTTAGCATTACGCATATTCCTACGAACAGCGGATTAGTAAATCCGGTGGAAGAGATTGGAGATATTGTTCAGCGGTACAATTGTTTATACCTGGTAGATGGATGCCAATCTGTGGGACATTACCCGGTGGATGTCAAAGAAATTGGGTGTGATATGCTTTCGGCAACGGGACGTAAATATCTTCGAGGTCCCAGGGGGACGGGATTTTTGTACGTCAATAATAAAAAGATCGATACACTCTCCCCTCCTTTTTTGGATTTACATGCTGCCACTTGGATATCCAAAAATGAGTACACCGTCCGTGATGATGCCCGAAAGTTTGAAAACTGGGAGTCTAACTATGCTGCTATTTCAGGCCTTAATCAGGCAGTGGCTTATGCCAATAATTTAGGCATTAATAACATCTGGGATCGTATTGTAATGCTAGCTGATCAGCTGCGAGTAAAACTTTCTAATATTGACTTTGTTACTGTCCGGGATATTGGTTCTGTAAAAGGTGGCATTGTTACATTTACGATAGATGGGATGAGCGCTCAGGAAGTACAAAAAAATCTTTCTGAGCACCATATTAACGTCAGTATTTCTGGTAAAAGCAGTACTTTGCTCGACATGAACTACCGCAATCTGGATGAAGTAGTACGCGCATCGGTGCATTATTACAATACTGAAAAAGAGATTAACAAACTTGTTAATGTACTCAAAACCTTGTCTTCGACTTCATCCCACACAAATTCTTTGTGA
- the rnz gene encoding ribonuclease Z, with amino-acid sequence MIIEPLGVGSATPTATRHLSSVAVWREGSVFLFDCGENTQMRMLQGGLKRSQIDCIFISHFDTDHYSGLIGLLSTLQLHRRDREITLVGPEGLQEFVEWNFEFANIDLNYPIKYVEVEEGFEEERVVDEDEYYIEARPLNHTKFCIGYRFQEKDKPGKVDAEKAQEQGISEDWQYKELKAGNDVELDDGSVVKSADIVGHPRPGDSFAYITDTKYCPNSVKLAKNTNVLVHEATFSNDLADKAEETGHSTPKDAARVANEAKTKLLVITHFSARYTNEYVLLREARDDFFPTWVATELRPIFTDPAHEKGIIQPKVYLKEINRNKNKGNNNNSNNKGKKSSKKRKRKKKSKKRVRKRKKSSDKGSRKKRKKKDSDSRKKRKRKSKKKDKDKKNDNNSSDHEPKQITPRTPFDDFDRF; translated from the coding sequence ATGATTATTGAACCACTTGGCGTTGGATCTGCAACCCCTACAGCGACACGTCACCTTTCTTCGGTGGCTGTTTGGAGAGAAGGTAGTGTTTTTCTCTTTGACTGCGGTGAAAATACGCAGATGAGAATGCTGCAGGGTGGACTCAAACGCTCACAAATTGATTGCATTTTTATTTCTCACTTCGACACCGATCATTACTCAGGACTTATCGGGCTGCTCTCGACATTGCAACTGCACCGCAGAGATCGGGAAATAACGCTCGTTGGTCCCGAAGGTTTGCAAGAATTTGTAGAATGGAACTTTGAGTTTGCAAATATCGATCTAAACTATCCGATTAAATATGTTGAAGTAGAAGAGGGATTTGAAGAAGAGCGTGTGGTTGATGAAGATGAATACTACATCGAAGCACGTCCACTCAATCATACAAAATTTTGTATTGGTTATCGCTTCCAGGAGAAAGACAAGCCCGGAAAGGTTGATGCTGAGAAAGCACAAGAGCAGGGCATTAGTGAGGACTGGCAATATAAAGAGTTGAAAGCCGGTAATGATGTTGAACTTGATGATGGTTCGGTTGTAAAATCTGCAGATATTGTAGGTCATCCGCGTCCCGGCGACAGTTTTGCCTATATTACTGATACAAAATATTGCCCAAACTCAGTTAAGCTGGCTAAAAATACAAATGTGTTAGTTCACGAAGCCACATTCAGCAACGACCTTGCTGACAAAGCTGAAGAAACCGGTCATTCCACGCCTAAAGATGCAGCTCGGGTAGCTAATGAAGCCAAAACAAAGCTGTTGGTTATTACGCACTTTTCTGCCCGATATACTAACGAGTATGTCTTGCTGCGCGAAGCACGCGATGATTTCTTTCCGACTTGGGTTGCTACCGAATTGCGTCCCATATTTACTGATCCGGCACATGAGAAAGGTATCATACAGCCGAAAGTGTACCTTAAAGAAATCAACAGGAACAAGAATAAGGGAAACAATAATAACAGTAATAATAAGGGGAAAAAGTCGTCAAAAAAACGAAAGCGGAAAAAGAAGAGCAAGAAGCGAGTCCGTAAGCGAAAAAAATCTTCGGATAAAGGGTCTCGAAAGAAGAGAAAGAAAAAAGATAGTGACTCTCGGAAAAAGCGTAAACGAAAGTCGAAAAAGAAAGACAAGGATAAGAAAAATGACAATAATTCTTCGGACCATGAGCCTAAGCAAATTACTCCGCGAACACCCTTTGATGACTTTGATAGATTCTAA
- a CDS encoding ABC transporter ATP-binding protein: protein MTEQTDDKAVDSDLLRRLYQFIRPYRWYVLLGIVLTLTAAFLGTIRPKLTQLAIDEYIRNRDFQGLLWIIALLVAALVGEFIVLVANTYLTRWFGQGTLYNMRNVVFEKIQSLHVQFFDNNPIGKLITRTTSDIEALSDLLSDGVVNIIGDMFRLFFILYFMFSMSWELSLVAISVLPLLFYATFWFKAKVRVSFLNVRDQISRLNSFVEEHINGMSVVQLFNKEEREREKYKAINNAHKEAYLDTIFYFAIFWPAVEIIASLAMALVIWYGGGRALMGEVTFGILVAFVQYVRDFFRPIRGLSQKFNTLQSALASSERIFNILDTENEITDPESPKQITDPEGHIIFDDVWFSYNEGETVLKDVSFEAKPGETIAIVGATGAGKSTIINLLMRFYDINEGKITLDGIDVRDLRLQELRTNFALVLQDNQLFSGTVMQNITLGNPDISKEHVKKVAQEIEADRFINKLPGNYNFELNERGKSLSMGQRQLICFIRAMVYDPNILVLDEATSSVDSETEDVVNEACNRMMKGRTSIVIAHRLSTIQGADKILVMHKGEIRETGTHQQLVEKEDGIYRKLYELQYKDEFLPASKSA from the coding sequence GTGACAGAACAAACAGATGATAAAGCAGTCGATTCGGATCTGCTTCGGCGGCTTTATCAATTTATTCGTCCATATCGCTGGTATGTATTACTCGGTATTGTATTAACACTTACAGCTGCTTTTCTGGGGACTATACGTCCCAAGCTGACGCAGCTGGCCATTGATGAATACATCCGTAATCGCGATTTCCAGGGATTACTGTGGATTATTGCACTGTTGGTGGCCGCCCTGGTAGGTGAATTTATTGTGTTGGTAGCTAATACCTATCTGACGCGCTGGTTTGGGCAGGGTACGCTCTACAACATGCGCAATGTGGTGTTCGAGAAGATACAGTCGTTGCATGTACAGTTTTTTGATAATAATCCCATCGGAAAGCTGATTACCCGTACCACTAGTGATATTGAAGCGCTAAGTGACCTGCTTAGTGATGGTGTTGTAAATATTATTGGTGACATGTTTCGGCTGTTCTTTATTCTCTACTTCATGTTTAGCATGAGTTGGGAACTGTCGTTGGTAGCTATATCAGTGCTCCCGTTGCTTTTCTATGCTACTTTCTGGTTTAAGGCAAAAGTTCGTGTTTCTTTCTTAAACGTGCGCGACCAAATTTCACGTCTTAACTCTTTTGTGGAAGAGCATATCAACGGCATGTCGGTTGTACAACTTTTTAATAAGGAGGAGCGAGAGCGCGAAAAATATAAAGCCATAAACAATGCACATAAAGAAGCCTATCTGGATACGATTTTCTACTTTGCCATCTTTTGGCCAGCTGTAGAAATTATTGCAAGCCTGGCGATGGCACTGGTTATATGGTATGGTGGCGGACGAGCACTGATGGGAGAGGTGACCTTTGGAATATTAGTTGCTTTTGTACAGTATGTGCGCGACTTCTTTCGACCCATCCGGGGACTTTCACAGAAATTTAATACTCTGCAGTCGGCCTTGGCTTCATCAGAGCGTATCTTTAACATTTTGGATACCGAAAATGAGATCACTGATCCCGAGTCTCCCAAGCAGATTACCGATCCGGAGGGTCATATTATTTTTGATGACGTATGGTTTAGCTATAACGAAGGTGAGACCGTGCTTAAGGATGTATCCTTTGAGGCTAAGCCTGGGGAAACGATTGCCATTGTCGGTGCTACGGGAGCAGGGAAGTCAACAATTATCAACCTGTTGATGCGGTTTTATGATATTAATGAGGGCAAGATAACGCTCGATGGTATTGATGTTCGGGATTTGAGACTCCAAGAGCTACGCACAAATTTTGCACTCGTACTGCAAGACAACCAGCTCTTTTCTGGAACTGTGATGCAGAATATTACGCTCGGTAATCCTGATATTTCGAAAGAGCACGTTAAGAAGGTAGCTCAAGAAATTGAGGCCGATCGGTTTATCAATAAATTGCCCGGGAACTATAATTTCGAGCTTAATGAGCGCGGAAAGTCATTGTCTATGGGGCAACGGCAGCTTATTTGTTTTATCCGTGCCATGGTCTATGATCCCAATATTTTAGTTTTAGATGAAGCAACCTCAAGCGTAGATTCTGAAACGGAAGATGTGGTCAATGAGGCCTGTAATAGAATGATGAAGGGAAGAACCTCAATTGTAATAGCTCACCGGCTGTCAACTATTCAGGGAGCTGATAAAATTTTAGTTATGCATAAGGGGGAGATTCGAGAGACAGGTACACACCAGCAGCTTGTAGAAAAAGAGGACGGTATATACCGAAAGTTGTATGAGCTGCAGTATAAGGATGAGTTTTTGCCTGCTTCGAAGTCTGCATAG
- a CDS encoding ABC transporter ATP-binding protein yields the protein MASNFFLVWIPVFLRRTVDQISNVELQTSSGNLDSIVTVLFNSSASWPLAKNALFLVGAVLLSGILLFATRQTLIVASRKIEFDLRNDIFNKLLKLPQRFYSNYKSGEIYVRATEDVSKVREYFGPAYMYTINTLTRAGFIITMMIIVSPELTMWALLPLPFLSAFAYWISGYINNYSRIIQEQYSDIAGRAKESFSSIRLIKAYNREKHEQKRFDKESESYRTKKLRLDLVESLFHPTLNLLIGLSIVIVVWKAGQLVIEGQLTVGNILEYIVYVAYLTWPVASLGYTVNRFQQSMASWKRIDELLTEDVEISDHAQTNFDVQSIEGGIEFRDVSFKYPGAEEYALKNVNLKVEAGQNAAIVGRTGSGKTTLVQLVPRLYDATEGQILIDGQDISTISLELLRKNIGLVPQDTFLFSDTIGENIAFGTRNADQNEIEEAAEKAQVRDNILDFEEQFETILGERGITLSGGQKQRTAIARALIRDPKIIILDDSLSAVDTKTEEAILQHLRNELKGRTTLMISHRISTIKDADVIYYLEDGTVVEQGTHKELLEQEGRYSVMYHKQLIEQELAEI from the coding sequence ATGGCTTCCAACTTTTTCTTGGTTTGGATTCCGGTCTTTTTACGTCGAACAGTTGATCAAATTTCAAATGTTGAATTACAGACTTCATCAGGAAATTTAGACAGCATTGTTACTGTATTATTTAACAGTAGTGCCAGCTGGCCGTTAGCTAAGAATGCACTTTTCTTGGTTGGAGCGGTGCTGTTATCCGGCATTTTACTTTTTGCTACCCGGCAGACACTCATTGTAGCTTCCCGAAAAATTGAATTTGATCTGCGGAACGACATCTTTAATAAGTTATTAAAGCTACCCCAGCGATTTTATAGTAATTATAAATCTGGCGAAATATATGTTCGGGCTACCGAAGATGTCTCAAAAGTAAGAGAGTATTTTGGTCCAGCCTACATGTATACCATTAATACACTTACGCGTGCAGGATTTATCATCACCATGATGATTATTGTAAGTCCCGAGTTAACTATGTGGGCACTGCTGCCACTCCCGTTTCTTTCAGCTTTTGCTTATTGGATTAGTGGATATATCAATAATTATTCACGCATTATACAGGAGCAATATTCTGATATTGCTGGTCGTGCTAAAGAATCCTTTTCGAGTATCCGCCTGATTAAAGCGTATAACCGAGAAAAGCATGAGCAAAAACGTTTTGACAAAGAAAGCGAATCTTATCGCACAAAAAAGCTACGGCTTGATCTGGTAGAATCGCTTTTCCATCCTACATTAAATCTGCTGATTGGATTATCGATTGTGATAGTAGTCTGGAAAGCTGGTCAACTGGTGATAGAAGGGCAGCTTACGGTAGGTAACATCTTGGAGTATATTGTATATGTGGCCTATTTGACGTGGCCGGTGGCCTCGTTGGGATATACTGTCAACAGATTTCAGCAGTCAATGGCCTCATGGAAACGTATTGATGAGCTGCTAACCGAAGATGTTGAAATTTCGGACCATGCTCAGACCAATTTTGATGTACAGTCTATTGAAGGGGGGATTGAATTTCGGGATGTATCCTTTAAGTATCCCGGTGCCGAAGAATATGCTCTTAAAAATGTAAATCTTAAGGTTGAAGCCGGTCAAAATGCGGCTATCGTGGGGCGAACCGGCAGTGGTAAAACAACGCTTGTACAACTAGTTCCACGATTGTATGATGCAACAGAAGGACAAATACTTATCGACGGACAGGATATATCTACGATTTCGCTCGAGCTGCTTCGCAAAAATATTGGGCTCGTCCCCCAAGATACCTTCCTGTTTTCTGATACCATTGGTGAAAATATTGCTTTTGGCACACGAAATGCCGATCAAAATGAAATTGAAGAAGCCGCTGAAAAGGCTCAGGTACGTGATAATATTCTTGATTTTGAAGAACAATTTGAAACAATTTTGGGAGAACGAGGTATTACGCTTTCAGGTGGGCAGAAGCAGCGTACTGCCATCGCACGAGCATTGATTCGGGATCCTAAAATTATTATTCTCGATGATTCCTTAAGTGCAGTTGATACGAAAACTGAAGAAGCTATTCTACAACATCTCAGAAATGAACTTAAAGGAAGGACAACTTTAATGATTAGCCATCGTATATCTACAATAAAAGATGCAGATGTTATATACTATCTGGAAGATGGAACAGTTGTAGAACAGGGAACACATAAGGAACTACTCGAGCAAGAAGGTCGTTATTCAGTCATGTATCACAAACAACTTATAGAACAAGAGCTGGCTGAAATTTGA